One Dehalococcoidales bacterium genomic window carries:
- the pth gene encoding aminoacyl-tRNA hydrolase, translating into MYLIIGLGNPGKDYAKTRHNAGFMAVDYLASKHGIKISAREGLSLIGSGEISGTLVTLARPKTYMNLSGEAVNRLVRKYRTQPCSTIVIHDDLDLNPGQIRLRQGGKSAGHRGIESIINCLGTRDFVRLKIGIGRPGKGSSEDDIIDYVLGELTPQETILMQSVLPRVNEAIEVLLTQGLDAAMNNYNRFFAPPTGG; encoded by the coding sequence ATGTACTTAATTATTGGGCTAGGCAATCCGGGCAAAGATTATGCCAAAACTCGTCACAATGCGGGTTTTATGGCTGTTGACTATCTAGCTTCAAAACATGGTATTAAAATTAGCGCTCGAGAAGGATTGAGCCTTATCGGCTCAGGGGAAATCAGCGGAACACTGGTAACACTTGCTCGCCCGAAAACTTATATGAACCTGAGTGGAGAAGCAGTCAATCGACTGGTAAGAAAATACCGAACACAGCCTTGTTCCACCATCGTAATTCACGATGACCTGGATTTAAATCCAGGTCAAATTCGCCTGCGTCAGGGAGGCAAATCCGCTGGCCATAGAGGTATTGAATCAATTATTAACTGCCTGGGTACGCGGGATTTTGTGCGCTTAAAAATTGGTATTGGGAGACCAGGGAAAGGATCAAGCGAAGACGATATCATAGATTATGTGCTTGGAGAGCTCACACCACAGGAAACAATACTCATGCAATCGGTTCTGCCCAGAGTCAACGAAGCAATTGAGGTTTTGCTGACACAAGGGCTCGATGCAGCTATGAACAACTATAACCGGTTCTTTGCCCCGCCTACAGGTGGATGA
- the tcmP gene encoding three-Cys-motif partner protein TcmP translates to MIKQPDPRLVSKVYCHKLECLEDFLKSFASGGSAQGYCYLELFAKPGEYRCKESGAIVKDLSHRALRIKPGFGRYVFAVPSADHPAEFSGIDALVISGNILYDSTRRQIFDQIPRSSDILCIIDPSGYSRLRWSTMKKIITGGTNWQGYRMDMLFIFPLENALFKNISRPNCRYSLTRFFGTNGWQGTAKDLAEGQIPPLKARLKMINLYAENLKGQGYRHVEVFNPAKPGRIPDYFIIWASDRQSRIRQIKNIWQKTRFLPGEMFHQPL, encoded by the coding sequence ATGATAAAGCAACCCGACCCCCGTCTGGTATCTAAAGTATATTGCCACAAACTGGAATGCCTGGAGGACTTCCTGAAGAGTTTCGCTTCAGGCGGATCAGCCCAGGGTTATTGCTACCTGGAACTTTTTGCTAAACCCGGCGAGTATAGATGTAAAGAATCAGGAGCAATAGTGAAGGATTTAAGCCACAGGGCTTTAAGAATTAAACCCGGTTTTGGGCGCTACGTATTTGCTGTACCAAGCGCGGATCATCCCGCGGAATTTTCCGGCATAGATGCACTGGTTATTAGCGGTAACATACTTTATGACTCTACCCGGCGTCAGATTTTCGATCAAATTCCACGCTCTTCCGACATTTTATGCATAATAGATCCATCTGGATACTCGCGTTTACGCTGGTCAACTATGAAAAAAATTATTACCGGCGGAACAAATTGGCAGGGCTATCGCATGGACATGCTATTTATATTCCCGCTGGAAAACGCCTTGTTTAAAAATATTAGCCGCCCAAACTGCAGATATTCGCTCACCCGTTTTTTTGGCACCAATGGATGGCAGGGAACCGCCAAAGACCTGGCCGAAGGCCAGATACCCCCACTTAAAGCACGGCTAAAAATGATCAACCTTTATGCAGAAAACCTGAAAGGGCAGGGGTATCGCCATGTGGAAGTCTTTAATCCGGCAAAGCCCGGCCGCATTCCGGATTATTTTATTATCTGGGCTAGTGATCGCCAATCTCGTATCAGACAAATCAAAAACATCTGGCAAAAAACACGTTTTTTGCCAGGAGAAATGTTCCATCAGCCACTATGA
- the eno gene encoding phosphopyruvate hydratase: protein MSSISKINAREILDSRGNPTLEVEIETTGGVIGKAMVPSGASTGKYEAVELRDGDPKRYRGKGVLKAVHNVNLILGPALKGMNVTSQEAIDARMIELDGTPNKAHLGANAILGISLAAAYTAANYTLQPLYKYLNRGEDMCLPVPMFNILNGGRHAANSTDFQEFMVMPTGAGSFSGALQMGAEVYHSLKAVLSHYKLGTTVGDEGGFAPSLPSNTTAIDIIIEAIEKAGYFPGKDCHVALDVAASEFYSENTYLLAQENKKLASRQLIDYYVKLINEYPVISIEDGLDEDDWEGWQKLNNKAGNNVQLVGDDLYVTNIDRLGKGIKSRASNSILIKLNQIGTVSETLAAIEMARKASFTAVVSHRSGETEDTTIADLAVAMGTGQIKTGAPCRSERTAKYNRLLKIEAELGPKAIYPGIRAFYNLRGEEDDKATRPPSGI from the coding sequence ATGTCCTCAATCAGCAAGATCAACGCCCGCGAAATTCTGGATTCAAGGGGCAACCCCACTCTCGAAGTTGAAATAGAAACTACCGGAGGTGTCATCGGAAAAGCAATGGTTCCCTCTGGTGCCAGCACCGGCAAATATGAAGCAGTTGAACTGAGAGACGGTGACCCCAAGCGTTACCGGGGAAAAGGCGTCCTCAAGGCAGTCCACAACGTGAACCTTATTCTAGGCCCGGCTCTAAAGGGCATGAATGTCACCTCCCAGGAAGCAATAGATGCCAGAATGATAGAACTTGACGGTACGCCAAACAAGGCGCACCTGGGAGCTAACGCCATACTCGGAATCTCATTGGCTGCTGCTTACACAGCCGCAAATTACACCCTTCAACCACTATACAAGTACTTGAATCGCGGCGAAGACATGTGCCTGCCGGTACCCATGTTTAATATACTGAATGGTGGAAGGCATGCTGCCAACTCCACCGATTTCCAGGAGTTCATGGTAATGCCAACCGGTGCAGGCAGTTTTTCAGGTGCCCTGCAAATGGGAGCAGAGGTTTATCACAGTCTGAAAGCAGTGCTTTCTCATTACAAATTGGGGACTACCGTAGGTGACGAGGGCGGATTCGCCCCGTCCCTTCCATCCAACACTACTGCCATAGATATTATCATCGAAGCCATAGAAAAAGCCGGTTATTTTCCAGGTAAGGACTGCCATGTGGCACTGGACGTTGCCGCCAGCGAGTTTTATTCCGAGAATACTTACCTGCTCGCCCAAGAGAATAAAAAGCTCGCCAGTCGTCAACTAATTGATTATTATGTTAAGTTGATAAATGAATACCCCGTGATCAGCATTGAAGATGGGCTAGATGAAGATGACTGGGAAGGCTGGCAAAAGCTCAATAATAAAGCTGGCAATAACGTACAATTAGTGGGTGACGACCTTTATGTAACCAATATTGACCGGCTTGGAAAAGGTATTAAAAGCCGCGCCTCCAACTCCATTTTAATTAAGCTTAACCAGATAGGAACCGTCAGCGAAACCTTGGCTGCTATCGAAATGGCGCGTAAAGCTTCTTTCACCGCGGTAGTCTCTCATCGCAGCGGAGAAACAGAAGATACCACTATTGCAGACCTTGCTGTTGCTATGGGAACAGGCCAGATAAAAACAGGAGCCCCCTGCCGCAGCGAGAGAACTGCAAAATACAATCGTCTTTTAAAAATCGAAGCTGAACTCGGCCCAAAAGCTATTTATCCGGGCATCAGAGCTTTTTATAATCTGAGGGGAGAGGAAGATGATAAAGCAACCCGACCCCCGTCTGGTATCTAA
- a CDS encoding TIGR00725 family protein, whose product MSSKKTISVIGGSRASEEDLRLAEETGREIASKGVVLICGGLGGVMEAACRGARQAGGLTVGILPGDKRSSANSFVDIPVVTGMGYGRNVIVARSAQAVIAIGGSYGTLSEISYALQSGVPVIGLNTWEFSRGGKPDKAIIRASSAAEAVALAMDMINNQPEGEE is encoded by the coding sequence ATGAGTAGTAAAAAGACCATATCTGTCATCGGCGGCTCAAGAGCTTCTGAGGAAGACTTGAGACTGGCAGAAGAAACCGGCAGAGAAATCGCCAGCAAGGGGGTAGTACTAATCTGCGGTGGACTGGGAGGAGTGATGGAAGCTGCATGCCGGGGTGCCCGCCAGGCAGGAGGCCTTACCGTTGGAATACTTCCCGGGGATAAACGCTCGTCAGCCAACAGTTTTGTAGATATCCCAGTGGTTACTGGCATGGGTTACGGACGTAATGTTATCGTAGCCAGATCAGCTCAAGCAGTAATTGCAATCGGCGGCAGCTACGGTACTCTTTCCGAAATCAGCTACGCACTGCAGAGCGGCGTGCCAGTAATCGGCCTCAATACATGGGAGTTTTCCCGAGGAGGAAAGCCAGATAAAGCAATAATAAGAGCTTCATCGGCAGCAGAAGCTGTAGCCCTGGCAATGGATATGATAAACAACCAACCTGAAGGAGAAGAATAA